In Streptomyces sp. P3, one DNA window encodes the following:
- a CDS encoding NUDIX domain-containing protein → MTVQTSAMPGAEPRNSAAMLVNRRGQYLLHLRDAHKPICDAGLWSLPGGACEGDETLDEAVARELREETGLVLEGLTRYAVVDGIQVFLGGWDGDPSRLPVTEGIMFAFFDAATTAHLTMAPGAAEVIARHQADPVAPPPQPTVREPVLNAVGVHLYLERDGEILLGLRHPDSPFAPLRHHFLAGHCERESAVACLVREAREEAGLEIAARDVELVHVVHVVDSPTARPRLQLVFRARRWSGEPRLLEPDKCLGWNWWPLDALPEPMVGYARTAVAGIRAGRPYSELGWERQPAPA, encoded by the coding sequence ATGACCGTCCAGACGTCCGCCATGCCCGGAGCCGAGCCGCGCAATTCCGCCGCCATGCTGGTCAACCGGCGCGGCCAGTACCTCCTGCATCTGCGGGACGCGCACAAACCGATCTGTGACGCGGGCCTCTGGTCGCTGCCCGGCGGCGCGTGCGAGGGGGACGAGACGCTCGATGAGGCCGTCGCCCGCGAGCTGAGGGAGGAGACGGGCCTGGTCCTCGAGGGGCTGACCCGGTACGCGGTCGTCGACGGCATCCAGGTCTTCCTGGGCGGCTGGGACGGCGATCCCTCGCGGCTGCCCGTCACCGAGGGCATCATGTTCGCCTTCTTCGACGCGGCGACCACCGCGCACCTGACGATGGCACCGGGCGCCGCGGAGGTCATCGCCCGGCACCAGGCGGACCCGGTCGCCCCGCCGCCGCAGCCGACCGTGCGGGAGCCCGTCCTCAACGCCGTGGGCGTCCACCTCTACCTGGAGCGCGACGGCGAGATCCTCCTCGGTCTGCGCCACCCGGACTCGCCCTTCGCGCCCCTGAGGCACCACTTCCTGGCCGGCCACTGCGAGCGGGAGTCCGCGGTGGCGTGTCTCGTCCGCGAGGCCCGGGAGGAGGCCGGACTGGAGATCGCGGCACGCGACGTCGAGCTCGTGCACGTCGTGCATGTCGTCGACTCGCCCACCGCCCGGCCGCGCCTGCAGCTCGTCTTCCGGGCCCGGCGCTGGAGCGGCGAGCCACGGCTGCTGGAACCGGACAAGTGCCTGGGCTGGAACTGGTGGCCGCTGGACGCGCTGCCGGAGCCGATGGTCGGCTACGCGCGCACGGCCGTCGCCGGGATCCGTGCGGGACGGCCGTACTCGGAGCTGGGCTGGGAGCGGCAACCGGCCCCGGCGTGA
- a CDS encoding NAD(P)/FAD-dependent oxidoreductase, producing the protein MAAHEGRAGRAGHEGDHGRRDHRGRSVHDAVVVGGGHNGLVAAAYLARAGRSVLVLERLDHTGGAAVSTRPFAGVDARLSRYSYLVSLLPQKIVRDLGLRFRVQSRTISSYTPVERDGRATGLLVGGGARRTREAFARLTGGEREYAAWERFYEMTGRVAGRVFPTLTEPLPTREELRRRVDDEEAWRTLFEEPIGVAVEERFADDLVRGVVLTDALIGTFADAHDPSLRQNRCFLYHVIGGGTGAWDVPVGGMGALTDALAAAARDAGAVLATGHEAVRIDTDGRTAEVAYRTADGEGVAVARHVLVNASPQALAALTGDAPPTPAEGAQLKVNMLLKRLPRLRDSSVDPREAFAGTFHIAEGYRQLAAAHAQAAAGGLPAAPPSEIYCHSLTDPSILGPDLVERGYQTLTLFGLHTPARLFARDNDAVREELLRSTLAQLDAHLAEPLADCLATDAEGRPCIEARTPLDLERDLGLPGGNIFHRDLSWPHAQEGAGRWGVSTPHANVLLCGAGAVRGGGVSGVPGHNAAMAVLEEHAGV; encoded by the coding sequence ATGGCTGCACACGAAGGACGCGCTGGACGCGCGGGACACGAGGGCGATCACGGCCGGCGGGATCACCGGGGGCGCAGCGTCCACGACGCCGTCGTCGTCGGCGGCGGGCACAACGGTCTGGTCGCCGCCGCCTACCTGGCCCGGGCAGGACGGTCCGTGCTGGTGCTGGAGCGGCTGGACCACACCGGGGGCGCCGCCGTCTCCACCCGGCCGTTCGCCGGGGTCGACGCCCGGCTCTCGCGCTACTCCTACCTGGTCAGCCTGCTGCCGCAGAAGATCGTGCGGGACCTGGGGCTCCGCTTCCGCGTCCAGAGCCGCACGATCTCCTCGTACACCCCCGTGGAGCGCGACGGACGGGCCACCGGGCTGCTCGTGGGCGGTGGCGCCCGGCGCACGCGGGAGGCGTTCGCGCGGCTGACCGGCGGCGAGCGCGAGTACGCGGCCTGGGAGCGTTTCTACGAGATGACCGGGCGGGTCGCCGGGCGGGTGTTCCCCACGCTCACCGAGCCGCTGCCGACCCGCGAGGAACTGCGCCGGCGCGTCGACGACGAGGAGGCCTGGCGGACCCTGTTCGAGGAGCCGATCGGCGTCGCCGTGGAGGAGCGCTTCGCGGACGACCTGGTGCGCGGCGTGGTCCTGACCGACGCGCTCATCGGCACCTTCGCCGACGCCCACGACCCCTCGCTCCGGCAGAACCGCTGCTTCCTGTACCACGTGATCGGCGGCGGCACCGGCGCCTGGGACGTCCCCGTCGGCGGCATGGGCGCGCTCACCGACGCCCTGGCCGCCGCCGCCCGTGACGCGGGCGCGGTCCTCGCCACCGGCCACGAGGCGGTGCGGATCGACACGGACGGCCGTACGGCGGAGGTCGCCTACCGCACGGCCGACGGCGAGGGCGTCGCCGTGGCCCGGCACGTCCTGGTGAACGCCTCGCCGCAGGCGCTCGCGGCCCTCACCGGCGACGCCCCGCCGACCCCCGCCGAGGGCGCCCAGCTCAAGGTGAACATGCTGCTGAAGCGGCTGCCGAGGTTGCGGGACAGCTCCGTCGACCCGCGCGAGGCGTTCGCCGGCACCTTCCACATCGCCGAGGGCTACCGCCAGTTGGCCGCCGCGCACGCCCAGGCCGCGGCCGGCGGGCTGCCCGCCGCCCCGCCCTCCGAGATCTACTGCCACTCCCTGACCGACCCGAGCATCCTCGGCCCCGACCTTGTCGAGCGGGGCTACCAGACGCTGACGCTGTTCGGCCTGCACACGCCCGCCCGGCTCTTCGCACGGGACAACGACGCCGTACGCGAGGAACTGCTGCGCTCGACCCTCGCCCAGTTGGACGCCCACCTCGCCGAGCCCCTGGCGGACTGCCTGGCCACCGACGCCGAGGGCCGCCCCTGTATCGAGGCGAGGACCCCGCTCGACCTGGAGCGCGACCTCGGACTGCCCGGCGGCAACATCTTCCACCGCGACCTGAGCTGGCCCCACGCCCAGGAGGGGGCGGGACGCTGGGGGGTGTCGACCCCGCACGCGAACGTGCTGCTGTGCGGGGCCGGCGCGGTGCGCGGCGGCGGAGTGAGCGGCGTGCCGGGGCACAACGCCGCCATGGCGGTGCTCGAGGAGCACGCCGGAGTCTGA
- a CDS encoding DnaB-like helicase C-terminal domain-containing protein codes for MSEPSPPAPAPAMPGTGHETGIPASGPPATPAPRTPRRLAALAQALDTVLPTTVPTGDTTTPTPLMGLSTGIRALDDVLGGLQPGRFYLVAAAPGAGSSLIATAAARTSALDQHQPVLYAASGLTRADIAARIVAAHLPVDYRRLRAGRLTPTEQDDAAALHHHLAQAPLYIDDGTDLTTDAITESVPDLPGLALIVVDRLQTTEDPRLPLSGPSQITDAAQALAHLARTHELPVLAAVDTDDSQLIAALSLDITITLARDADQIHATVTERDLGPQATLTLHADLAHARITDLTHPHAGAVTSTSAPQTPPAVTPPAPAQTPQAPLQAPTSPPPDPAPPRPAPTARPAAPPRPSPRRATAPPPPEGGYANRDYSYFTGMITRAVDEALHDHDGDIAAATEALVKKAVPNAMALFEATRVGGNYEHTVYPETLEFLRKKTKDGADEIWEGRHNWTNTHLMDALQNGTHPPITVNALDTNASFLSAFKTHLPIGALIHQPDGGFDPKRSGIYRLPSRPTWHHPDLPDPIGNRAGGRTPWRPGCRGCGPKSNGSSAMSAGTFSEKRQRMIITYTQDDGTPERMTTDDLSAIEAAAVEEEMGLQWRTVEDRLRGQDPTAMRAVLWAFRRREDPGLQFAAFDVPSWRRRLTVRIERHEIDDVLTTIMSEALAKSEDAAIDAMLPHLRKLAHDRADVDAALDALGKGHLAPGLQDSAD; via the coding sequence ATGTCCGAGCCGAGCCCGCCGGCCCCCGCTCCCGCGATGCCCGGTACCGGTCACGAGACCGGCATCCCGGCCAGCGGCCCACCAGCTACCCCTGCGCCGCGCACCCCGCGGCGCCTGGCCGCACTTGCGCAAGCCCTGGACACCGTCCTCCCGACCACCGTTCCCACCGGTGACACCACCACACCTACACCCCTGATGGGCCTGTCGACTGGCATCCGTGCCCTGGACGACGTCCTCGGTGGTCTCCAGCCCGGCCGCTTCTATCTCGTTGCCGCCGCCCCGGGCGCCGGATCCAGCCTGATCGCCACTGCCGCCGCGCGCACCAGCGCCCTCGACCAGCATCAACCCGTCCTCTATGCCGCCTCCGGGCTCACTCGCGCCGACATCGCCGCGCGCATCGTCGCCGCGCACCTGCCCGTCGACTACCGCCGCCTGCGAGCCGGCCGCCTCACCCCCACCGAGCAGGACGACGCCGCGGCCCTTCACCACCACCTGGCCCAAGCCCCGCTCTACATCGACGACGGCACCGACCTGACCACCGACGCGATTACCGAGAGCGTCCCGGACCTGCCGGGCCTGGCCCTGATCGTGGTCGACCGCCTGCAGACCACCGAGGACCCCCGGCTGCCGCTGTCCGGCCCGTCCCAGATCACCGACGCCGCCCAGGCCCTCGCTCACCTGGCCCGCACGCACGAGCTCCCGGTCCTCGCCGCCGTCGACACCGACGACTCTCAGCTGATTGCCGCGCTCAGCCTCGACATCACCATCACCCTGGCCCGCGACGCCGACCAGATCCACGCCACCGTCACCGAACGCGACCTCGGCCCGCAGGCAACCCTCACTCTCCACGCTGACCTCGCCCACGCCCGCATCACCGACCTCACCCACCCCCACGCCGGCGCCGTCACCTCCACCTCAGCACCACAGACACCCCCGGCCGTGACCCCGCCCGCCCCCGCACAGACCCCGCAGGCGCCTCTCCAAGCCCCCACCAGCCCGCCCCCGGACCCCGCGCCCCCCCGGCCCGCGCCGACGGCCCGCCCCGCCGCCCCACCCAGGCCATCGCCCCGCCGCGCCACCGCTCCACCTCCGCCCGAAGGCGGCTACGCCAACCGGGACTACAGCTACTTCACCGGCATGATCACCCGCGCCGTCGACGAAGCCCTCCACGACCACGACGGCGACATCGCCGCTGCAACCGAAGCCCTGGTGAAAAAGGCCGTTCCGAACGCAATGGCCCTGTTCGAGGCAACCCGCGTCGGCGGGAATTACGAACACACCGTCTATCCGGAAACCCTCGAATTCCTCCGCAAAAAAACCAAAGACGGCGCCGACGAAATCTGGGAAGGCCGCCACAACTGGACCAACACCCATCTCATGGACGCCCTCCAAAACGGCACCCACCCCCCGATCACTGTCAACGCCCTCGATACCAACGCCAGCTTCCTGTCCGCCTTCAAGACCCACCTGCCCATCGGCGCCCTCATCCACCAACCCGACGGTGGCTTCGACCCCAAGCGCTCCGGCATCTACCGCCTCCCCAGCCGCCCCACCTGGCACCACCCCGACCTGCCCGACCCGATCGGCAACCGGGCTGGTGGTCGAACACCGTGGAGGCCGGGATGCCGCGGATGCGGGCCGAAATCGAACGGGTCCTCGGCGATGTCCGCCGGGACCTTCAGTGAGAAGAGACAACGCATGATCATCACGTACACGCAGGACGACGGCACGCCGGAGCGCATGACGACCGACGATCTGTCGGCGATCGAGGCGGCTGCCGTCGAGGAGGAAATGGGCCTGCAATGGCGGACGGTCGAGGACCGGCTGCGCGGCCAGGACCCGACCGCGATGCGCGCCGTGCTGTGGGCGTTCCGCCGGCGTGAGGACCCCGGGCTGCAGTTCGCCGCATTCGACGTGCCCAGCTGGCGGCGCCGCCTCACGGTCCGCATCGAACGCCACGAGATCGACGACGTGCTGACCACGATCATGTCCGAGGCCCTCGCCAAGTCGGAGGACGCGGCGATCGACGCGATGCTGCCGCACCTGCGCAAGCTCGCCCACGACCGGGCGGACGTGGACGCGGCACTCGACGCGCTGGGAAAAGGCCACTTGGCTCCCGGCCTCCAGGACTCCGCGGACTGA
- a CDS encoding helix-turn-helix transcriptional regulator, whose amino-acid sequence MASREPWADVRLRAAWARQDWAAIFREYRRAAGLSQRGLEPIVGMPQPHISAIESGRRQVTSAELMARLTEGLHVPEELTGAPRPQGPDAWAPPAELRERIAHAHSVGRADLRTADWIGLVLAQHRRAEDEVLGTALWGIVRQQLDAVTGLIPQAAGAAADRLMLLAAEHAHWLSWVAWQSEQRGSALAWIDLAHGWAVDGGHADMASWAQRIRAYYSLSHGDPVRALRTAEAARYVGPRTLSPAAEAAAVHQEAMAAAQVGERDRARRLAEEACKLALRVPAEEERPGWLYWLDPTRAQLQVADAAYACQRWADAADGFRTALPSLVAFPRDHAYYQARLDDAARRA is encoded by the coding sequence ATGGCCAGTCGGGAACCATGGGCAGACGTCCGTCTCCGTGCCGCGTGGGCACGCCAGGACTGGGCTGCCATTTTCCGCGAGTACCGGCGCGCTGCAGGCCTCTCTCAGCGGGGCCTCGAGCCGATCGTGGGCATGCCGCAGCCCCACATCTCCGCGATCGAATCGGGCCGCCGGCAGGTCACCTCAGCCGAGCTCATGGCCCGCCTCACCGAAGGGCTGCACGTGCCGGAAGAACTGACTGGTGCCCCGAGACCACAGGGGCCCGATGCGTGGGCGCCGCCAGCCGAGCTCCGCGAGCGCATCGCGCATGCCCACTCGGTGGGCCGCGCCGATCTGCGCACCGCCGACTGGATCGGCCTGGTGCTCGCCCAGCATCGCCGCGCAGAGGACGAGGTCCTGGGCACAGCACTGTGGGGCATCGTGCGCCAGCAGCTCGACGCGGTGACCGGGCTCATCCCCCAGGCGGCCGGGGCCGCTGCGGACCGGCTCATGCTGCTCGCCGCCGAGCACGCGCATTGGCTGTCCTGGGTGGCGTGGCAGTCCGAACAGCGCGGGTCGGCGCTGGCGTGGATCGACCTCGCGCACGGATGGGCCGTCGACGGCGGCCATGCCGACATGGCTTCCTGGGCGCAGCGCATCCGGGCCTACTACTCCCTCAGCCACGGCGACCCGGTCCGTGCCCTGCGCACCGCCGAGGCCGCGCGCTACGTGGGCCCGCGCACGCTGTCTCCTGCAGCAGAGGCCGCGGCGGTGCACCAGGAGGCGATGGCGGCCGCGCAGGTCGGCGAGCGGGACCGGGCCCGCAGGCTGGCCGAGGAGGCCTGCAAGCTGGCGCTGCGGGTGCCGGCCGAGGAGGAGCGGCCGGGCTGGCTGTACTGGCTCGATCCGACGCGCGCTCAGCTGCAGGTCGCCGACGCGGCGTACGCGTGCCAGCGGTGGGCGGACGCCGCCGACGGCTTCCGCACTGCGCTGCCGTCGCTCGTGGCCTTCCCCCGGGATCACGCCTACTACCAGGCGCGGCTGGACGACGCCGCGCGGCGGGCCTAG
- a CDS encoding peptidoglycan-binding protein encodes MKLITRAAWGARPPRYDLVYIAGTQGVKVHYEGTYVPKSLAAADAHGSCAGHVRDIQASHLANVKEDYSDIAYSALVCPHGFTFEGRGQHRKTAANGDQTLNKRDYAVCAMLGNSGLVQPTDAMLDGLVDAVQWLRSGGGAGSEILGHRDGYATECPGATLYAWVKAGAHRPDGTSAGGGSGIARYQVVINKLPYGYGAEGAHVTAVGRALVAAGFGRHYAEGPGPRWTDADTECFSDFQVSLGYKGTAPHEDADGVPGPVSLQKLLGHLPGATSTTTLPPFPGRSAFVLGKSNPAVTTLDNGLIRKGYARHHAGAAYTPGPLFSENTRLNVRDFQRATPALAGDADGYPGPLTWKLLLS; translated from the coding sequence ATGAAGTTGATCACCAGAGCGGCCTGGGGTGCGCGCCCACCCCGCTACGACCTCGTGTACATCGCTGGCACGCAGGGTGTGAAGGTGCACTACGAGGGGACCTACGTCCCGAAGTCCCTCGCGGCCGCGGACGCGCACGGCTCCTGCGCCGGCCACGTACGCGACATCCAGGCCAGCCACCTCGCCAACGTGAAGGAGGACTACAGCGACATCGCGTACTCGGCGCTGGTCTGCCCGCACGGCTTCACGTTCGAGGGGCGTGGCCAGCACCGCAAGACCGCCGCGAACGGCGACCAGACCCTCAACAAGCGGGACTATGCGGTGTGCGCGATGCTCGGCAACTCCGGCCTGGTCCAGCCCACTGACGCGATGCTCGACGGCCTGGTCGACGCCGTCCAGTGGCTGCGGTCCGGGGGCGGTGCGGGCAGCGAGATCCTCGGACACCGCGACGGGTACGCGACCGAGTGCCCGGGCGCCACGCTGTACGCGTGGGTGAAGGCCGGCGCGCACCGCCCGGACGGAACGAGCGCCGGCGGCGGGTCGGGGATCGCCCGCTACCAGGTCGTCATCAACAAGCTGCCGTACGGGTACGGCGCCGAGGGCGCGCACGTCACCGCGGTCGGGCGGGCGCTCGTCGCCGCAGGGTTCGGCCGGCACTACGCCGAGGGGCCCGGGCCGCGGTGGACCGACGCCGACACCGAGTGCTTCAGCGATTTTCAGGTGAGCCTCGGTTACAAGGGGACGGCCCCGCACGAGGACGCCGACGGCGTGCCCGGCCCGGTCAGCCTGCAGAAGCTCCTCGGCCACCTCCCCGGCGCGACGAGCACCACGACGCTGCCGCCGTTCCCCGGCCGGAGCGCGTTCGTCCTCGGCAAATCCAACCCCGCCGTCACGACGCTGGACAACGGGTTGATCCGGAAGGGCTACGCCCGCCACCACGCGGGCGCGGCCTACACGCCCGGGCCCCTGTTCAGCGAGAACACGCGCCTGAACGTCCGGGACTTCCAGCGCGCCACCCCGGCTCTCGCGGGCGACGCCGACGGCTACCCGGGCCCGCTGACCTGGAAGCTCCTCCTCTCCTGA
- a CDS encoding oxygenase MpaB family protein produces the protein MHGDPMMWVAGIRALYLQALHPRAVRGVTQNSDFRRDAWGRLMRTADFVGTTAYGTAEAAEKAGARVRRIHRMLSATDPETGERYGVDEPALLLWVHCAEIDSYLQVLRRSGYPLTDAAADRYVAEHRVSARLVGLDPETVPADRAQMAAYFDRTLPELAAGAEAREVDDFLRRPPVHPLLVPARAVLWRRVANLAYASLPPYAHALYGRPAPAPAVVTRRLRATGAALRCVPARLRWQLPPKHVLRAMARLGPESRPAPYKVRR, from the coding sequence ATGCACGGCGACCCGATGATGTGGGTCGCGGGGATCCGCGCGCTCTACCTCCAGGCGCTGCACCCGCGAGCCGTCCGCGGCGTCACCCAGAACTCCGACTTCCGGCGCGACGCCTGGGGCCGGCTGATGCGCACCGCCGACTTCGTCGGCACCACTGCGTACGGAACGGCCGAGGCGGCCGAGAAGGCGGGCGCCCGCGTCCGCAGGATCCACCGCATGCTGTCCGCGACCGACCCGGAGACGGGGGAGCGGTACGGCGTCGACGAGCCCGCGCTGCTGCTGTGGGTGCACTGCGCCGAGATCGACTCCTATCTGCAGGTGCTGCGCCGCTCCGGCTACCCGCTCACCGACGCGGCCGCCGACCGCTACGTCGCCGAACACCGCGTCAGCGCCCGACTGGTGGGCCTCGACCCGGAGACGGTGCCCGCCGACCGGGCGCAGATGGCGGCGTACTTCGACCGGACCCTCCCCGAGCTCGCCGCGGGAGCGGAGGCCCGCGAGGTCGACGACTTCCTGCGCCGTCCGCCCGTCCACCCCCTGCTGGTCCCGGCACGCGCCGTGCTGTGGCGGCGCGTGGCGAACCTGGCGTATGCCTCGCTGCCGCCGTACGCCCACGCGCTGTACGGCAGACCCGCCCCCGCACCCGCCGTCGTCACCCGCCGGCTGCGTGCCACGGGCGCCGCGCTGCGCTGCGTTCCCGCACGTCTGCGATGGCAGCTCCCGCCCAAACACGTCCTGCGGGCGATGGCGAGACTGGGCCCCGAAAGCCGTCCGGCACCGTACAAGGTGCGACGATAG
- a CDS encoding DUF5047 domain-containing protein, whose amino-acid sequence MSDEALSIVQRSFTMKIRADAWLNGELVAADIPVAAGSEDRDRSLAVPERVTLTVPRRDRGITWDPSIDPEHPLAAYGQQLRISYGVDVGGGFEWIDRGWFLITDSGVDGDTVSVTAEGLLTLIDEAKFVGPFQPSGTFVSTVRSLVEPALTAVFDGSLIDRAIPLGMQWDGDRMAALTEVLDAWPAVAEVTADGHLLVELLTDGGTPVLDITDGQGGTVIRWSGDTSRDGAFNVVVAEGEDSTGSQVQGVAYDTDGSSPFRAGGPFSPLPVPTRVSSPLLTTVAQCRAAASARLQTLRRTAFRKLKATLVPHPGIVTGDVVSVTGAGLTARACVVEGLSLPYTPGSMSLTLRVLNG is encoded by the coding sequence ATGTCGGACGAGGCGCTGAGCATCGTGCAGCGATCCTTCACCATGAAGATCCGGGCCGACGCCTGGCTGAACGGCGAACTCGTCGCCGCGGACATTCCCGTCGCCGCCGGGAGCGAGGACCGGGACCGCTCGCTGGCGGTCCCGGAGCGGGTCACCCTGACCGTGCCGCGCCGCGACCGCGGCATCACGTGGGATCCGAGCATCGACCCCGAGCATCCGCTTGCCGCCTACGGGCAGCAGCTGCGGATCTCCTATGGCGTCGACGTCGGCGGGGGCTTCGAGTGGATCGACCGCGGCTGGTTCCTCATCACCGACTCCGGCGTGGATGGTGACACGGTTTCCGTCACCGCCGAGGGTCTGCTCACTCTCATCGACGAGGCCAAGTTCGTCGGCCCGTTCCAGCCGTCCGGCACGTTCGTCTCGACCGTGCGCAGCCTCGTCGAACCCGCTCTGACCGCCGTCTTCGACGGCAGCCTTATCGACCGGGCCATCCCGCTCGGCATGCAGTGGGACGGCGACCGGATGGCCGCACTGACGGAGGTCCTCGACGCGTGGCCGGCCGTAGCCGAAGTCACCGCCGACGGGCACCTGCTCGTCGAGCTGCTCACCGACGGCGGCACCCCGGTACTCGACATCACCGACGGGCAGGGAGGCACCGTGATCCGCTGGTCCGGAGACACTTCCCGCGACGGGGCGTTCAACGTGGTCGTCGCCGAGGGCGAGGACAGCACCGGCAGCCAGGTGCAGGGCGTCGCCTACGACACCGACGGCAGCAGCCCGTTCCGCGCCGGCGGCCCGTTCAGCCCGCTGCCGGTGCCCACCCGGGTCTCCTCCCCCCTGCTCACCACCGTGGCCCAGTGCCGTGCCGCGGCCAGCGCCCGCCTGCAGACCCTGCGTCGCACCGCCTTCCGGAAGCTGAAGGCCACCCTGGTCCCGCACCCCGGGATCGTCACCGGCGACGTCGTCTCGGTGACCGGTGCCGGACTCACCGCCAGGGCGTGCGTGGTCGAAGGCCTGTCGCTGCCCTACACGCCGGGCTCCATGTCCCTGACCCTGAGGGTGCTCAATGGGTGA
- a CDS encoding collagen-like protein, giving the protein MTRTERALARRWRPLTLLCWLIALSGAVIIIWARIDAETSRADELAAEADRRGQAVSTLATDVRQLRTQVSGEGQTPVAPDPSEAVEDLPARAEVPVPIPGPKGDPGRPGKDGTPGTAGATGAPGAAGKDGAPGTDGAQGVQGEPGVQGEQGPAGEQGPRGETGPRGEQGPPGPSCQAGYSLQVPAWDPDALVCRKDDVPDPGGSTPAGPLAAGLDPRRQYP; this is encoded by the coding sequence GTGACCCGTACCGAACGGGCACTGGCCCGACGCTGGCGTCCGCTGACGCTGCTGTGCTGGCTGATCGCGCTGTCCGGCGCGGTCATCATTATTTGGGCGCGCATCGACGCCGAGACGTCCCGTGCCGACGAGCTCGCCGCGGAGGCCGACCGGCGGGGCCAGGCCGTCAGCACGCTCGCCACGGACGTACGGCAGCTGCGGACGCAGGTGTCGGGCGAGGGCCAGACGCCCGTGGCTCCGGACCCGTCCGAGGCCGTCGAGGACCTCCCGGCGCGGGCCGAGGTACCCGTGCCGATCCCGGGCCCCAAGGGCGACCCAGGCCGCCCGGGCAAGGACGGCACCCCGGGCACCGCCGGCGCCACCGGCGCCCCTGGCGCGGCGGGCAAGGACGGGGCACCCGGGACGGACGGCGCGCAGGGCGTGCAGGGGGAACCGGGCGTGCAGGGTGAGCAGGGGCCGGCGGGCGAGCAGGGCCCACGCGGTGAGACAGGTCCTCGCGGCGAGCAGGGACCGCCCGGGCCGTCGTGCCAAGCCGGCTACAGCCTGCAGGTGCCTGCGTGGGATCCGGACGCGCTGGTCTGCCGGAAGGACGACGTCCCCGACCCAGGCGGCAGCACACCAGCCGGGCCGCTCGCCGCAGGCCTCGACCCACGCCGCCAGTACCCATGA
- a CDS encoding nitronate monooxygenase family protein: MQTELSTQLGVEHAVFGFTPFPAVAAAISRAGGFGVLGAVRYTDPDDLKRDLDWIEAHVDGRPYGLDVVMPAKKVEGVTEADVEAMIPEGHRKFVRDTLAAYGVPELAEGEASGWRITGWMEQVARSQLDVAFDYPIRLLANALGSPPADVVDRAHERGVLVAALAGSARHARKHKDAGIDIVVAQGYEAGGHTGEIASMVLTPEAVDAVAPLPVLAAGGIGSGRQIAAALALGAQGVWLGSLWLTTAEADLHSPALTRKLLAAGSGDTVRSRALTGKPARQLRTEWTDAWDGPDGPGTLPMPLQGLLVAEAVSRVQKYEVDPLLGTPVGQIVGRMNEVRSVQEVFDDLTRGFEQAVDRVDRIAGRSGQ; the protein is encoded by the coding sequence ATGCAGACGGAGCTGAGCACACAACTGGGAGTCGAGCACGCCGTCTTCGGCTTCACGCCGTTCCCCGCGGTCGCCGCGGCCATCAGTCGCGCGGGCGGCTTCGGCGTGCTCGGCGCGGTCCGCTACACCGACCCCGACGACCTCAAACGCGACCTCGACTGGATCGAGGCGCACGTCGACGGCCGGCCCTACGGGCTCGACGTCGTCATGCCCGCGAAGAAGGTCGAAGGGGTGACCGAGGCCGACGTCGAGGCGATGATCCCCGAGGGGCACCGGAAGTTCGTGCGTGACACCCTCGCCGCCTACGGGGTGCCCGAGCTGGCCGAGGGCGAGGCCTCCGGGTGGCGGATCACCGGCTGGATGGAGCAGGTCGCCCGCAGTCAGCTCGACGTCGCCTTCGACTACCCGATCCGGCTGCTGGCCAACGCCCTCGGCTCACCGCCCGCCGACGTCGTCGACCGCGCCCACGAGCGGGGCGTCCTGGTGGCCGCCCTCGCCGGCAGCGCCCGGCACGCGCGCAAGCACAAGGACGCCGGCATCGACATCGTCGTCGCCCAGGGATACGAGGCGGGCGGCCACACCGGCGAGATCGCCTCCATGGTGCTCACCCCGGAGGCCGTCGACGCGGTCGCCCCGCTGCCGGTCCTCGCCGCGGGCGGCATCGGCAGCGGGCGGCAGATCGCCGCCGCCCTCGCGCTGGGCGCCCAGGGCGTCTGGCTCGGGTCGCTCTGGCTGACCACCGCCGAGGCCGACCTGCACTCGCCCGCCCTCACCCGCAAGCTCCTCGCGGCGGGCTCCGGCGACACGGTCCGCTCCCGCGCGCTGACCGGCAAGCCCGCCCGCCAGCTGCGCACCGAGTGGACCGACGCCTGGGACGGCCCCGACGGCCCCGGCACCCTGCCGATGCCCCTGCAGGGCCTGCTCGTCGCCGAGGCCGTCTCCCGCGTCCAGAAGTACGAGGTCGACCCCCTGCTCGGCACCCCGGTCGGTCAGATCGTCGGCCGGATGAACGAAGTCCGCAGCGTGCAGGAGGTCTTCGACGACCTCACCCGCGGTTTCGAACAAGCCGTCGACCGCGTCGACCGCATCGCCGGAAGGAGCGGCCAGTGA